In Caproicibacterium amylolyticum, a genomic segment contains:
- a CDS encoding glycosyltransferase family 2 protein, translating to MKLSIIVPVYNAEEYLKTCVESILAQPFQDYELLLVNDASPDKSLEAAHALERRDQRVTVYDKPHGGLGDTRNFGAQRAQGDYLLFVDADDWLGKDTLAAVMEPTLAACADLTVFDFVRENETGGISRFSGLPIACPSDCAEDNRKMLEELTGPDAVGTPWRSVEMIGSAWRRLYRREWFMEHALTYPNEEEVMLEDLPVSIQAHFYSQKTLFLDVPVYHYRFNGNSLSTRYRADKIQKLSRCFTMIAEFLKGKHAYADLEPRHLAWYLRSAGHGALVNVFSKGNLKDRDGKKEEIRGILADPILQRAAQSDYLQNGTRADRIIRWVIKSGSVGLAYLFYSQYAKHLHKNAENQ from the coding sequence TTGAAGCTGTCGATTATTGTACCCGTGTATAATGCGGAGGAATACCTGAAAACCTGTGTGGAAAGCATTTTGGCACAGCCTTTTCAGGACTACGAACTGCTGCTGGTAAACGATGCTTCTCCGGATAAATCGCTGGAGGCAGCGCATGCTCTGGAACGCCGAGATCAGAGAGTTACGGTTTATGACAAACCGCATGGAGGGCTTGGTGACACCCGCAATTTCGGTGCACAGCGCGCACAGGGAGATTACCTGCTGTTTGTAGATGCAGACGACTGGCTTGGGAAAGATACTCTGGCCGCAGTTATGGAGCCGACGCTTGCCGCCTGTGCTGACCTCACAGTTTTTGACTTTGTGCGGGAAAATGAAACCGGTGGTATCAGCCGCTTCAGTGGGCTGCCGATTGCCTGCCCATCCGACTGCGCGGAAGATAACCGTAAAATGCTGGAAGAATTGACTGGGCCAGACGCAGTCGGCACGCCGTGGCGCAGTGTTGAAATGATAGGCAGTGCATGGCGCCGTTTGTATCGCCGGGAATGGTTTATGGAGCATGCTCTTACTTATCCAAATGAAGAGGAAGTCATGCTGGAGGATTTACCAGTCAGTATTCAGGCACACTTTTACTCACAGAAAACACTCTTTTTGGATGTACCGGTCTATCATTACCGCTTCAACGGAAATTCGCTGAGTACACGCTACCGGGCAGATAAAATACAGAAACTTTCCCGTTGCTTTACCATGATAGCGGAATTTTTAAAAGGAAAGCATGCTTATGCAGACCTTGAGCCACGCCATTTGGCATGGTATTTGCGCAGTGCCGGACACGGCGCACTGGTCAATGTGTTCAGCAAGGGCAATTTAAAAGATAGAGATGGAAAAAAAGAAGAAATCCGAGGGATTCTAGCCGACCCAATTTTGCAGCGTGCTGCGCAGAGCGATTATCTGCAGAACGGCACTCGCGCTGACCGCATTATTCGTTGGGTCATCAAATCCGGTTCCGTTGGATTGGCTTATCTTTTTTACAGCCAATATGCCAAGCACCTGCACAAAAATGCTGAGAACCAATAG